The genomic stretch gccaaagaaaagcagacagcAAATGTGATTTCTTCTTGGAGATGCTCTAAAATTTAGATCTGAATGACTGGAGAGGACAGCTGTAGCTTTTATGTTATGCtaacacacaggcacacacctGTGTGTCGTGCTACTAAAAGTTCAAGACAAACTGTGCTAGCTGTACATACAGGTTTCTTTGAAGTCAACATTAGAGAATAATAGCATACACTATGTACTTCCACACTTGATGaacaaaaaaagtgtttttatgTCTGTATACAAAACAGAACACTTGCATGAGGAATATTCATATCCCTCACATGCTTCCTGGTAAACCACTGCTAAAAATACATACTGGTCCTTAAGGGTTAATGAGACATATTTAGCGTGACATTCTAAAGACTGACTGTGGCTCAGTCCCCCTCCTAAGTTCACAGCGCATAGGCGTAAACACAGGGGAACGCGGCAGCACAGGGCTTGAAGACAGGGGATTAAAGTCAAACAGAGAAGCAACTGGATTCTCTGTTCAGAACAGCAGCATACCCTTAAACATCAGCAAGAAGTGAGATGGCACCACTTGGAAAATACAAACTATGCATCCCTGCTGGAAATTATACACTGTGGAAATGTGGTTATTTCTGAGGAGTATGGCAAGTCTATTTTGAAGTGAGAGTAGAAATCTTATCCTAATTAATGGAAAGCATAGCACCACTTTTTCTTACAATCTTTCTCTGCTTCTAGGAACAAAGATACTGTTAAGATGGTCAACACCAGCACAAACTCCTTGGGAAACAACTGCAGTCACAGCACAGTAATAACCAAGACAGTCATTCCCCTGGTCTACTGTTTAATTTTCATAGTAGGACTGTCGCTGAACAGTGTGGCAGCATGGATCTTTCTCTATGTTTCTAGCAAAAAGAGTTTCATTGTTTATCTCAAAAACATTGTTGTTGCTGATCTTCTAATGAGCTTGACGTTTCCTTTCAAAATTCTTGCCGATTCAGAAATTGCACCTCCACAGCTCAACATGTTTGTGTGCAGATactctgctgttgttttttacACAAACATGTATATTGGGATAACGTTTTTTGGTCTCATTGGTTTTGACAGATACTACAAAATTGTAAAGCCTTTATTCACCTCCTTTGTTCACACAGTTAACTACAGTAAGGTGGTCTCTATAATCATATGGTTATTGTTAATGCTTATATCACTTCCAAATATGATTTTAACTAATGAAATCactaaagaaaattattccagAAAATGTATAGGTCTTAAAAGCGAGCTTGGCAGACAGTGGCACAAAGCATCAAGTTATATTTGCACTGTAATTTTCtggattgtttttcttctgctaatCATTTTTTACACTTCTATAtcaaaaaaaatatatagctcTCATAAAAAATTCAGAAGGAACTCAGACGTGACCAAGAGAAAAACCAGCCGTAATATATTCAGTATCATGTTTGTATTTGTCATTTGCTTTGTACCCTATCACCTCTGCAGAATACCATATACTCTAAGCCAAACTAGCTCACAATTCAACTGCCAgtcaaaaaaaaatctgttctatGCAAAGGAATTTACTCTTGTGCTATCTGCTGCAAATGTGTGCCTTGAtcccattatttattttttcctctgcctACCCttcaaagaaaagctgtatCAAAAGCTGCATCTCAGGCTAAAAACTTCAAGTGAGGTTGAAATCTCTAAATGCAAAAGATCAAATACACTCCAGGATAGTATAAACATCATGTAGGTTCAGATCATTCAAATaatgcatgttttaaaaagttattcAAGAATGCAAATGTCTCAAAGAAACTGAACAGATAAGAAccagcaagaaaacagaaacaaggtttcaaaataaaatgccaACTGGTTTTTCTCTGTATAAAAACATTACTATACGTTGCAAATATATTCACTACATGCTATTTCAGCCAATGCAACAACTGCATTATGGTATGATATGACCTATCTGGATCTCAAACAAAAAGAGAGGAGTAACTGAAGAACATTCTGGAGCTCCAGGCCACAGTTCACTGGAAGGATTCTCCATAGACCCAGTAATCAAACTGCTTTGTGGTTGTTTCTCAAGAAGCCAGGTACAACACACATGACAATCAGCAAACCAGCCTGAAGGGCCCAGGAATAGCTGATCACTCCATCTCACCTGGCACAGACCCCCTGGAATGAGCACCCTTCCAAGGGGGGTTCAGCATAAGACTCTGCACCAGACCATAAAAGAGGACTGAGACCCTGAGGGAAAGCACTCTCCTCTGTTTACCAGGTCACAAAACAAACAGTTGAAGGCAACACGCAGTTTACGGAACGGCTTAATTCCAacaactgggggaaaaaagcggggggaagtaaaaaaaaaaatacacatcaaATCCTCAAAGATCTGCACAAAGCCTGAAAAACCCTTGGTAAAATTAAAGTAGATGTATATAGATATGTTTTTATATAGGTTTTTTTAAGGGAAACtttctataaaattaaaaattaaacttgtCTGATTTTCACCCTTGGGCACTAAATGTCAGAGCATTGCTATAAAATGTGATACTGAATATGAGCAAGTGTTTAAAGAGAAGCCTCCTGTAAATTAAATACTGTTATACTGTACCATATTCCTAAGGACTTCTCAGAAATAACATGGCATGCACCAAAAATATCCATACCAAACGGACTGAGATTTCAGTAATTCccctgctgtttctgcaggaaGAGGCAAGGATACTCAAAGCCCACATGCACAGCTGTCTAGAAACACTGGAGCATATTTATATCCAGAAAGAATGattcattcattttctcatgcttTTGGCATGATGATAAACCATTTCTCTCTGTACAAAGGTAACAGCTGAGGGCCACCAACCTCTCTATATACATATAATCTcttttttaactgcatttttcagttcagatacttttttatttatttatttattttatcacTGTACAGAGAAAACACACTAGTGCATAAAGGACCCACAAAAGCTTTCAGGCTGTGGCTCTGGAAGCtgaatgctttcattttatttaagaaagaagacacaggaacagaaaacagagataaTATGTGCTTCACCTTTCTGCCactgtgtttcatttcagtcCTAACAGATAATCCCTCTTGAAAGATCTTTAAACATACGGTGTTTGAACCTTCTCCAAGGCTGTATGTAACTTCTCTTGGTCCGAGACCACCGATCTGCAGTAACAGAATTCTATCGCCACACTGGATTACATTCCAGCAAAAGGACTGGACAGCTCTGTGGGGTTTAAGCACACCTTTGCAGAACGTATTTACATCCACGTATTTCCTGCTTGCTGAAGAGTGGTCCCACCCCAGACCCAAAGCACCAGCACCCAACACCAGGGTTCACCTGACCACAGGGCTGGGGGATCCTAAGCCCAAGCCAACCCATAGGGATTGCAGGAGAAGGGTGCTGTCTGTTGcgctttttaaagaaaatacattaaagattATTTATACGGTTCTTTCAGAGCTCCCCAAGTCTTGTCAAACTGAGACTTTGCAGGCTCTTCCCTCCAAGAAAGGGAAACAGCCTGTTGGGGAAGGGAATCTGTTGCTTTGTGGGAGATCGTCATTTATGGCAAAAACATTTAGTTCCTTACATGGCATGGCTTGGTATTTGCCTACATAAATCTAAATAATTGTGGCTGTGAAAGCACATGAAAACACTTCCACAATGTATATTTGTATGACTTTTTAATTACTTTGCAAGCCTTGAAAACAATATTTACATTGTAAAATTGTTTCCTCATTCCACCAGATTACTGATACTAGGACGACAAAATCCTCCATGCAGGCACCCAGAGGTAAGGATGCTGACCAGCACTGTTTCTCAAAAGTGACACTAAATTTCTAGCTTTGGCtcactttgaaaaaaatcttcctcCAATAGCTTCACTGGTCAGAAAAGACTTCTGTGACCCCAGCCCTACTGCGTTCTGCCACCCTGTGTGTGACAAGTTTCAAACAACACGATTATTAAACCAAACTTCTGCTTCATTTCCCCAGCCTTGCTCTTACTTTTGCACCCCAGTTCATACAGCAAAGTAACAGGgacaggtttttttccacactAGTAAGTTAATTCTCCCACACCTTTTCCAGCACATCATGCCTCAGGTATACCTCTCCAGCTCCTCAGACACTCAGAAGTCCTGTGGTTGCACTAAGCTCTTGCGTTGCCAACCTACCACCTGGAGGAACTTCCCTAAAAGCCTTGCAATGCAAGTTATGGGTGACCCACAGCTAGCTGTGGGTGACCACAAGGTTCCCTCTCAACGGCAACCCAGTCCCCAAAGGCAGCTCATCCTCCTGGCTTACTCATGACTCCCTCCATGACACCCCTGGAACAAGAAGCTGGGTTTGATCTGTTTATTCTTTGGAAAGTGAAGTTATTCTGCTGGACCTGGAACCTCTTGCAAAGGCATGATGCTGCTGGGAAGAACCAGCCTGCATGACAGGTTACAGAGACATCAGACACACACATTTGCACAGAAGTTGTCATGCCTACACACCTCAGCCTCTCTCCCAAAGCCTGATAGTGTTTCTGGTCGTCCCTTTGTAAGGAGATGTCATTCTACTGTTCAAAACCTTGAGAAAGCAGCCAGGTAGGGTGGCATAAATCTGCTCCGAAAAGCTCATGGAGGTCTCACATTTCAAACTATTTTATCACCTCATAAACCTGCCCTATTCTTTAGGAATAGTTACCACACAGCCCCCTAACCCAGAAGCCAGCTCAGAATAACACCGCAAAAACATCAATGCTGCAGTTCCTGTGCAATGCGTTAAGCCAATATTATGGTGTGAGGCTGCAAAGTGAACCATTTTGTGTGCCAGTGATACAGCACAGTAACTTTTCAATAAAAGAGCTAAACCTAGCAAATGGAAAACCTTCATCCAAACACTACTATTTCAGAACAGAAAGCTCACTCCACAACTGCCTCAACATATAAAAATACCCTGGTTGTTTAGAAATTGGTAGAAGACTCCTAACACAGTTTAATTTTGCAGGATGTCATCTCAAAAAGTGGTCtctgttgtaaaaaaaaaaaaacacagcttaCTGAAGAGGGGGCAGATGCCACTTTACTTCACAAGGCCACAGTTACAACCAGCAGGCATAATGGGAGAGCACCCGTTATACTTGCTCACTTTAGCACAGAAGAGACAAGAGGGCTAGTTTCCCTCTGCTAACACCCTCACACATATTCTCAGCCTGATAAgtcctttattatttttatgagcAATCTTCATTATTATGTCTAATAATCATCACTTCAGGGCACTGCTTATCTGCAGAACAGTGTTCAAGCAATTAAAACTAGGTATTGATAAttgaaggaaggaaacaggGCAGGCTAAGGAGCTACTCGCTATCTGACAGCAGGCAGTGTGCACCGCTGGCTGCTGACGACACCGATTCCCAGGACATGGTTGTCTACCCATAGTACCTGGAGTTCATACAGGGTTGTGTGCAGAGCAGATCCTGCCCTCCCCAGCGGGCTCAGTGACAGGCCATGCTGAACACATCTTACCTCCTtacactgtaaaaataaatatattaagcagcttttcttcctcagaaatAGCTATTTCTGCTCAGAATTCCTAACTACTCTGTGCCAAAATCACTCCTAGTTTTCACTTACAATGTAGACATTACAATGGGATAAAAAGTTTTCGTTTTTTCGTGAAAACCATGAATAGCAGTAAAATACTAGACTTCCTAGTTTGTACATGGAAAAAAACGCTTCTTAGTTACATGAATAAAGGGTAGCAAAGACACTACTCAAACATTCCTCCTCCCAGACGTGCCTCAACACTGAAACAGTGACTGTGACAGCCGAgcacagaaagagaggaaaactcTCTTGGGGTTAATTTGTATGATCTGCTCATTACTGTACCTCTGATGTTGATTATGAATGCTTCTCTCTCAATTTAATATAAGCTGAAAGCAAACTAACTGTTTGCaaatgggttttggtttttttttttcctgtctacCATCACAGAAATGATACAAAATCGTGATAAAACCAGGGTTTCCCATCAGCTCTCTATCACCCATCGAGTGCAGAATCACGTGTGCATCTGTCGGTCTTGTATAGGCACATAAACACACACCAAGGAAATCCAAACTCAAACTCAGAACCAAATCTCAAACTTTCGGTGCATTTAGCAGCACATTTATTGAGAGCGCAGCCTGGCAGAGCACCAGCCCTCCCGCAAGTAATCCACCCCCACGCGTCCTCCAATGTAGCCGTCACAGCTGACTCCTGAGCATGCCGCTGGGGACCTGCCCGGGCCGAGAGGAGGCACCGCCGCCGGGGCTCACCCCACCCCGGCCAGAGGTGCAGGGCTCGACGCCCTCCGGCAGGCGGCCCCATCCTACTCTAAGGCTGCTGTATGCCAAGGGGTGGAGGAAGCACGCAGCGGCAGGGATGCTCCTCGGGCTCCCTCAGCACTGACCCATGCCACGGGAAGTTTACGGTTCCCTTCCTCCACCTAAGTGTGAGTGAAATTTCTCCCAGTTTTCTCCCACTGCACCCGATGCTGACAGAGAAAGTCCATGCGGGCACAGTGTAGGCTCAAAACCTTATATAAAGGAATCACGAAACTCCATGCTTGACACCCTTCCTGAATTAAAACACACAGGAATATAACTGATATAACTCAAATGTCACCTTTTTAAAAGCTGGATTAACAGGTTGTTACATATTTTGCTCATTTAAAGAGGGGAGATCACACAGAGCCTTGAACATCCATGCCTGGCCAGTGCTTGTTGACATTTAATATTCTCCAGCACTGAAGACAAAGACCACACAATGAAAACTAGGGGCCTGGAGACATACCCTTGCCATCAGCCGCACCCACCTGGCAGGTGCAGAAATAAGAATGAACATACTGTAATTACACTTGCAATTGCTTCTCCAAGACAAAATTAAAGTTGTCCTTATAAACTTAATTCCACCCCTTACAGTGCATATTTAATTAACTGTAATCTCAAATAAGAACCACAGGATCCTTATCTGAGGAGCCTTAAGTAGATAAACTCTGAGGCAACCTGCTgaagggaagcagaaaacagaaggtgGCATCTCCTGGAGGAAACACCAGGCAAGCTGAGCACTAGCATACCCTGAACACATGCCAGATGTCCCGCTATCAGTGTTCATCCCCAGCAAGCAAGCCCATCTGGGCAGACATCCACTCTTCCTTACCTGGGCAGCGTTGTcccacacagccccagcactcCTCACACACGATGGTGCGACACAACatttcacagcttctgtgaggCAAACCCCAGGCGAGGAGAACCCACAAAGACCCTGAGGTACATTCATCCTGACCACTCTCACACCCTTCCTGTTCTCCCAGCTCCCCTGAAGCTCCCAAGGGTAACCTCACCTGAAGCTCCTCAGCTAACTCACTCTCCTCTGCAACACCAGATTCCAGGGCTCCCCCTTCCCTGGGCACTGCTCCCCGCTCCGACTCTGCAGCGGTCGCTTGGTTCAACCACACCTGCAGTGGTGGGTGCTTGTAAGATAAAAAGGTTAAAGCCTACTAACAGCAGAGCTCCGGAAAACCTCTGGAAACTTTTTCTGGATGTGAATCCTTTCTCcaaataaatatgcaaaatgtGGAGAGGTATCAGAAGTGATCCCAACACAAGGAGCACCCACACATACCTGTGGTGCGTACAGTTCAAAACACAAGGCTCATCAGATTTCAGGGGGAGAGCGTCTTACAGTTTAGATGGtgcttttttccagttttgtaCTCAGAAATTATTTAATCATTTTGGTGAAATTCCCACCATATCTAcgccccttccctccctcgCACCAGCCCCGATCCCAGGAGTCAGCCACAGCAGCCAGGCATCATGGAAAatttcaaataagaaaaaaaaacaaatcaaaatttAAACAACCAAAAATAGAGCTTTATGACAAGAAGTGCACAGCAACCTTAACTACAGCAAGATCTCCCACCTGCATCTGTAATTTATGAACTAAAATGGCCTTTTAAAAATTAGCCATAGACTGGGGAAGAGGACGACACTGAACTGCAACAAAACCCAGATACAGCTCAGTAAACTCATGTTctcttgtttcttctcctcccGAAACAGTTCTGCAGGAAGCATAGACCATatttcagtaaatgtttccCTAAACATCACTTTATCTTTTTAGGTCTGGAAAAGTTTTCCGAGCTTTAAACTGACTCTACAGAAAAGGGaagacacacagagaaaaaaactgaCTGGATGCTACACTGCAAGGGTCTTGTTTGgggtggttggttttggggttggtttcttaaaaaaaaaaaaaaaaaaaaaaaaaaaaacacaccaccaccaccaaaaaaaccccacaccaaaccaaaacacaagtCTGGTAAGATCAGTTTTGCACGATGAGCAGAACACCAAAAAAAAGCAGTCCATGTTCGCTCAAAATCAAACACAGGATCATTCCAGATTATTAAGATTTGCAAACATTTGACAAATATGGTCTGAACTTTAAGCTTCTGACTAAACGTAAAATCAGACGTTCTTGTTTCCTCATAAAGCTCTGATACACGGCTTGTAAATTCCTGTGGATTCGCAGCTACGACCAAGTGGTAACATTCAGCGTTTTCAGTATCGCTGTCAGTACCTCAACCCCTAGCCTCATGTTAGGCATTTTCTCCTGGTTtaataaatatacaaataaaaccagcttaattataattatttccCCGGTATCCGTaatgtgtaatttttattttaaatagtgcTTGGCAAATGTCCCCTGGTTTAGAATTTGAATTGCTCTCCGTAGAATCCCTGTGTGCCTTTAAATCTGCAAATTAGGTTACAAGCCTAGAAAAAACACTCATGAAATTTCCAAAAGCTGAAATTTCATGCAAGAATATTACAATGAATAAGCACCAACTACACTGCAA from Lathamus discolor isolate bLatDis1 chromosome 3, bLatDis1.hap1, whole genome shotgun sequence encodes the following:
- the LOC136012039 gene encoding P2Y purinoceptor 14-like, with protein sequence MVNTSTNSLGNNCSHSTVITKTVIPLVYCLIFIVGLSLNSVAAWIFLYVSSKKSFIVYLKNIVVADLLMSLTFPFKILADSEIAPPQLNMFVCRYSAVVFYTNMYIGITFFGLIGFDRYYKIVKPLFTSFVHTVNYSKVVSIIIWLLLMLISLPNMILTNEITKENYSRKCIGLKSELGRQWHKASSYICTVIFWIVFLLLIIFYTSISKKIYSSHKKFRRNSDVTKRKTSRNIFSIMFVFVICFVPYHLCRIPYTLSQTSSQFNCQSKKNLFYAKEFTLVLSAANVCLDPIIYFFLCLPFKEKLYQKLHLRLKTSSEVEISKCKRSNTLQDSINIM